The genomic window AACTTTCCCAACGTTCGGATCGCCCACAGCCGGCAACAGCCGCCGGCCGCGAAGAGACCCATGCCGAAAAAATGCGCAATGTTCGGCGAGTGCCAAACCGAAGGGAACCACAGTGCGGAGAGGAACGTCAAGGCCTGGGCGGTACCATAGACCAGGCACGTTGCGGAGTCCGACGTTTTCTTGCCTTCGCTGTCGGCATCCCTTCCCGCAACCGGTGTCTCCACCAGCAGCCACAAGATGTACAAGCCGACGAACACGTTATCCGCATTGACCGGGTAGTCGCTCCAGATGCTCGCTGTCCGCCATTGCCTTGTCCAGGCGAGAGCGACGATTCCAAGGAACAGGACCAGGGACATCTTCAGGGTCAAACCTACACTTTTCACAAATTTCCGTCGCGTCGGGTTCACCTGCACTCTTCACAAGTCTCCACGAGCGGGAGGTTCTCAACGAAGCACGAAAATCGCCGGTGCCGGGAGTATTCCCGCTCAAACCTCCATGATCCGGTGACTCATAACAGACAATGTAAATGCGCCGAGCCGAGGGCATCATCACACAACCGGCGACTCCGCCGGGGTGCATTGCGCGTTCCTACAACCCGGTTTCCGCCAGAAAGGGGCTAGGCCTGGCGAGCTCTCCCCGCCTGGTGGCGGCGGCGCTGAGAGATAACAGCTCGGATGCCCTGGTCATGGCCACGTACATGAGTCGCCGTTCCTCCTCCATTCCCCTTTCGAGCTCGATCTCGCTTTCGGTCTCAATCGATTTGCGGTGGGGCAGGATGCCTTCCTCGACGGCCACAACGAACACGGCCTTGAATTCGAGCCCCTTGGCGGCATGGATGGTGGAAAGGCGTACTCCGTTCCCGTTGTCGGTCTCGTCCTGATCGTCCCGGATGAGTGCCGCA from Syntrophobacter fumaroxidans MPOB includes these protein-coding regions:
- a CDS encoding methyltransferase family protein, which produces MKSVGLTLKMSLVLFLGIVALAWTRQWRTASIWSDYPVNADNVFVGLYILWLLVETPVAGRDADSEGKKTSDSATCLVYGTAQALTFLSALWFPSVWHSPNIAHFFGMGLFAAGGCCRLWAIRTLGKFYSHLVRTIPRHTIVDSGPYRFVRHPAYAGMLIANAGICIAFLNAVTLCIFLFALVPAILLRIRIEERVLFAIEGYSHFAQNRKRLFPGIW